Proteins encoded together in one Zonotrichia leucophrys gambelii isolate GWCS_2022_RI chromosome 1, RI_Zleu_2.0, whole genome shotgun sequence window:
- the VEGFD gene encoding vascular endothelial growth factor D yields MYKPWATVNIFIISFLHLLQGSDYENASVRRTSLSALERSEQQIRRASSLEELLHITHSEDWKLWKCRLKLKSLANLDSRSASHRSTRFAAAFYDIDTLKVIDEEWQKTQCVPRETCVEVAKELGTTTNKFFKPPCVNVFRCGGCCNEESLSCMNTSTTYVSKTLFEISVPLTSVPEPVPVKIANHTACKCTSTTQRQQYTIIRRSVQYPEEDGCPFTNKFCHNGWIWDSDKCECVIDTQHSNRREGLPSLAELAMCGQHMEFDEENCECICRHKCPTDFFQSKENCSCYLCRESQESCALKHKIFHAETCSCEDRCPSQPRTCPTAKPVCSRHCRCPKEKRGSHGSQSRETP; encoded by the exons AGGACATCTCTGTCAGCACTGGAGCGCTCAGAACAGCAGATCAGGAGAGCATCCAGCCTGGAAGAGCTGCTCCACATCACTCACTCTGAGGACTGGAAGCTGTGGAAATGCAGGCTAAAGCTGAAGAGCCTGGCCAACCTGGACTCCCGCTCTGCTTCCCATCGCTCCACcagatttgctgctgctttctatGATATTGACACACTGAAAG TCATAGATGAAGAATGGCAAAAGACTCAGTGTGTGCCAAGGGAAACCTGTGTGGAAGTTGCCAAAGAACTGGGTACAACAACCAACAAATTTTTCAAGCCTCCCTGTGTGAATGTGTTCAGATGTGGAGGCTGCTGCAACGAGGAGAGTCTCAGCTGCATGAACACAAGTACAACTTACGTGTCGAAAACG CTGTTTGAGATCTCGGTTCCCTTGACAAGTGTTCCTGAGCCTGTGCCCGTCAAAATTGCCAATCACACGGCCTGTAAGTGCACATCAACCACCCAGCGCCAGCAGTACACCATCATACGAAGGTCTGTCCAGTATCCAGAGGAAGATGG atGCCCCTTTACCAACAAATTTTGCCATAATGGATGGATCTGGGACAGTGACAAATGCGAATGTGTAATAGACACACAGCACTCCAACAGACGAGAAG GACTCCCTTCTCTTGCTGAGCTGGCTATGTGTGGACAACATATGGAATTTGATGAAGAAAATTGTGAATGCATCTGTAGACATAAGTGTCCCACAGATTTCTTTCAAAGTAAAGAGAACTGCAGCTGCTATTTGTGTAGGgagagccaggagagctgtgctcTAAAACACAAGATATTTCATGCTGAAACCTGCAG TTGTGAAGACAGATGTCCATCCCAACCCAGAACATGCCCAACTGCCAAACCAGTCTGTTCCAGGCATTGTCGCTGtccaaaggagaagagaggTTCTCATGGgtcccaaagcagagaaacTCCTTGA
- the PIGA gene encoding phosphatidylinositol N-acetylglucosaminyltransferase subunit A yields the protein MAPGSAQGAPAAGRSGPGMDGGGPAAHSVCMVSDFFYPNMGGVESHVYQLSQCLIERGHKVLVVTHAYGHRKGVRYLTSGLKVYYLPLKVMYNQSTATTLFHSLPLLRYIFVRERVTIVHAHSSFSAMAHDALFHAKTMGLRTVFTDHSLFGFADVSSVLTNKLLTVSLCDTNHIICVSYTSKENTVLRAALDPRIVSVIPNAVDPTDFTPDPSRRDDSTITIVVVSRLVYRKGIDLLSGIIPELCQKYPELHFLVGGEGPKRIVLEEVRERYQLHDRVRLLGGLEHQDVRNVLVQGHIFLNTSLTEAFCMAIVEAASCGLQVVSTRVGGIPEVLPENLIILCEPSVKSLCDGLEKAIAQLRSGTLPSPEAVHNEVKTFYTWRNVAERTEKVYDRVADEVVLPMKERLDRLMTHCGPVTGCIFAFFAVLNFLLLAFLRWMTPDSIIDVAIDATGPKGAWTKRYFFGKKRRVKEELPNS from the exons ATGGCGCCGGGCAGCGCGCAGGGAGCGCCGGCCGCCGGCAG GAGCGGGCCCGGCATGGACGGCGGAGGCCCGGCGGCGCACAGCGTGTGCATGGTGTCGGACTTCTTCTACCCCAACATGGGGGGCGTGGAGAGCCACGTGTACCAGCTGTCACAGTGCCTCATCGAGCGCGGCCACAAGGTGCTGGTGGTCACGCACGCCTACGGCCACCGCAAGGGCGTCCGCTACCTCACCAGCGGGCTGAAAGTCTACTACCTGCCCCTGAAGGTGATGTACAACCAGTCCACGGCCACGACGCTCTTCCACAGCCTGCCCTTGCTCAGGTACATCTTCGTGCGGGAGCGGGTGACCATCGTGCACGCCCATAGCTCCTTCTCGGCCATGGCCCACGACGCCCTGTTCCACGCCAAGACCATGGGGCTGCGCACCGTGTTCACCGACCACTCCCTGTTCGGCTTCGCCGATGTCAGCTCGGTGCTGACCAACAAGCTGCTGACGGTGTCCCTGTGTGACACCAACCACATCATCTGCGTCTCCTACACCAGCAAGGAGAACACGGTGTTGCGGGCAGCCCTGGACCCTCGGATAGTCTCTGTCATCCCCAACGCTGTGGATCCCACCGACTTCACCCCAGACCCCTCCAGGAGGGATGACAGTACAATAACAATTGTCGTTGTCAGCAGACTCGTTTACAGAAAAG GTATTGATTTGCTTAGTGGTATAATTCCTGAGCTGTGTCAGAAATATCCAGAGTTACACTTCTTAGTTGGAGGAGAAGGACCAAAGCGAATCGTACTGGAAGAGGTCCGGGAGAGATACCAGCTGCATGACAG GGTGCGTCTTCTAGGAGGTTTGGAACACCAGGATGTCAGAAATGTCCTGGTCCAAGGGCACATTTTTCTCAACACTTCCCTCACTGAGGCCTTTTGTATGGCTATTGTGGAGGCAGCAAGCTGTGGTttacag GTGGTGAGCACAAGAGTTGGTGGGATTCCAGAGGTACTTCCAGAAAATCTCATAATTTTGTGTGAGCCCTCTGTGAAATCTTTGTGTGATGGACTAGAAAAAGCTATTGCCCAGCTCAGATCAGGAACTCTGCCATCTCCAGAAGCTGTTCATAATGAAGTAAAGACTTTTTATACGTGGAGGAATGTAGCAGAGAGAACTGAGAAA GTGTATGACAGAGTTGCAGATGAAGTGGTTTTACCAATGAAGGAGCGACTTGACAGACTAATGACTCACTGTGGTCCCGTGACCGGgtgtatttttgctttttttgctgttctgaaCTTCCTTCTCTTGGCATTTCTGAGGTGGATGACTCCAGATTCCATAATTGATGTTGCAATAGATGCTACAGGACCTAAGGGTGCATGGACTAAACGgtatttttttggaaaaaaaagaagagttaaAGAAGAACTTCCAAACTCCTAA